The DNA region TCGACCTTCTACTTGTTCGTATGGACGACCACGACGCTTGATTTTCTCAAGGACTAAATCGAAAGGCGCATGTAAGTAGACAAGTAATTCTGGTGATTGGTTGGTTGATTCTGAAATAATACGAATATCGTCCATCATATTGGCCAATAAGTCTTGGTACAGTTGCCATTCTACATCCGATATATTGCCGTTAATATTATTTACTTGAGTAAATAAAGCATCTTCATAAATTGACCGGTCTAGGATTGCACGGTCTAATTTCATCCCGCGTTTAATACTTTTAACGCGTTGGTTTAAAAAGTAAATTTGCAGTGAAAAAGCATATTTGGTTGGTTCGCTGTAGTATGCATCCAAAATAGGATTTTCTGATACCTCCTCAAAAAGTGGTTCTGCTTGAAACATTTCTGCCATATGGTTGGTATAAGTTGTCTTACCAACACCGATCATGCCTGCCATGGTAATCATATTCAATTGCTCCTTCATCTAATTAGTCGGGGCAATTATAGCATAAATTTGACCTGACTTGGATTAGAAGACAGGTTGAAAAAGGATACGTTTACATGGAAAATGACAACTTTATTCTTTGATGACCTATGGTACAATAGCCGTGGATTATGAGAAAGGGTGGGTCAAAATGGTAGATTTAAATAAGAAAATTTTAGAAACTGCCCTGTTAGCTGGGCAAATTATGACAGAAAGTAATGCAGAATCATATCGTGTTGAAGATACGATGAACCGTATTTTAACAACGTCAAATGCAGCATATGCAGTAGCAATCTCTCTTTCAACAGGTCTCTATATGACCCTTGATGACCCATCTTTTGAAGGTTCTGGGTTTACTGGTATTAAGAGAATTACACGCCGTTCTAACAATCTAAATAAAATCACCCAGGTGAATCACATTTCACGTGAATTGACTTCGGGTAATATTTCAATTGATGAAGCTTATGAGCGGTTACAGGTTATTCGGTTCCAGAAGCCACAATATTCAAAATTACAAGTATCAATCGGGGTAGTTGGCTTAGCTGCAGCCTTCTCTTTCCTTTTTGGCGGGGGGATTAACGAGTTAATCATGGCTACAATTAATGGCTTTATTTTAGCCTTATTATACCGTCTAGTAGATAAATACTATATTAGTGAAGGTTTTTCAAATATTATTCAAGCACTTGTTGTAACAGTTGCTGCTTATTTAATGCAAGCCTACGTATTATCGAACACAGATATCAATATTGTAATTATTTCTACATTGATGCCAATGGTTCCAGGAACAGCGATTACCAACTCCTTACGTGATATTTTCCATGAAGACTACATTGCGGGCGTTTCTAGAGCAACAGAAGCCTTTTTGAACGCCTTAATGATTGCCTTAGGCGCAGCACTGGGTCTTGCCTTGATTGGAGGTTTATATTAATGAAGGTAATGGATATAATTTTACAATTAATAGGTGCTTATGGGGTAGGTTTATTCGCAATTTTAACGATTGAAGGACCACGAAAAGTTCTATTTTGGACACCACTTATTAATATTGCTGGTTGGGGTAGTTATCTGATAAGTATACATCTTGGTGGTTTTTCAGAAATAATGGCTACTTATTTTGGTTCCTTGGTTATTGCCTTAATTTCCCAGATGTATGCGCGTATTTTTCGAGAGCCAGTAACAGTTTTCTTTATTCCAGCCTTCTTCCTCTTTGTGCCAGGAGGTGGCATGTACCGGACGGCATTAGCCTTTATTCAAGGGGACACGGCCCAAGGCTTTACTGAACTAGGAGGTACGCTATTTACTGCCTTGGCTATTGCGCTTGCGGTTTATACATCTGATACTTTTGTGCAAATTATTAATAAACAAAAATTCCCAAAATTTATCCGGAAAAACTACCGTGTTATACCTAAAGTAGCGAAGAAAACCGAAAAGAAAATCGAGAAAAAGATGAAATAGCGTTGGCTTACTTCTGCTAGTGTTTAGAAAAATACCGATAAAGGAATATTATTTTATTTTAGGACGTATGTGATTTATCACTGCGTCTTTTTCTATATAATGATAGAAAAGAGGGGGGAGACGGTATGAAAAACTGGTTTGTATTGTTGGTAACCAGCGTTGTACTCACTGGTTGTGGGTTAAACCACCAGGATACGGGTGTAGACTTGGATACGGCGAATGTGGATAAAGAGGTTGCTAGCTTGGATGAAGAGCCGTCTTTTTTCACGGAAGCTTTTGAGGCTAACGGAGAAGAAGCGTTAAAGCAATTTAATGCAAAAGAGGCTGATTTACCAGTGGTTGAGCAAAGAGATTCGGGCATTCAAGAGAGTCATTTTCTGCATTTGAATGGACTAGACCAGTATGTGTATGAGGTGGGTCAGGGTGAAGGCTTACCGGTGGCAATTTTCCTCCATGGGGGTCCGGGCTTTTCTTATACGAACCAAGCGGATACTTTGGCTGGTTTATCTGATCAAGTGAATGTCCTTTTTTGGGATCAGATTGGTGCGGGGCAAACTTATGAAGCTAATCCAAGTGTAGAACCTAATATGGTCGATTTACAGGCTTCTTTATCGGATTTAGTTGCCTACACCAAGGCCCGTTATGGGGTTGATCAAGTGGGTATTATTGGTCATTCATGGGGGTCGGCGTTAGGGGCCTCTTATGTGCTTGACCATCCGGATGATGTGGCTTTCTATGTAGGGATTGGGCAAGTGGTAACACCGGTTGAGGATGAGGCAGTGGCTCTAAGTCAGACGCGTGAATTGGCGACAAGTTTAGGGCGTCAAGATCTACTTGATCAGTTAAGTGATATTTCAGCTGACTATCCTAATCCGGATGATTTTTTGACTTTAGCTTATGAGGCGGCGATTTTGCGGGCCGTTCAGCGTGAATTAGGG from Aerococcus urinaeequi includes:
- a CDS encoding deoxynucleoside kinase, translated to MITMAGMIGVGKTTYTNHMAEMFQAEPLFEEVSENPILDAYYSEPTKYAFSLQIYFLNQRVKSIKRGMKLDRAILDRSIYEDALFTQVNNINGNISDVEWQLYQDLLANMMDDIRIISESTNQSPELLVYLHAPFDLVLEKIKRRGRPYEQVEGRPDLLAYYKQLHTLYDEWYENYDHSAKMAIDVSQYDILTSNDQEIVAKKIQDKWSTLLVDSQI
- a CDS encoding threonine/serine ThrE exporter family protein — translated: MVDLNKKILETALLAGQIMTESNAESYRVEDTMNRILTTSNAAYAVAISLSTGLYMTLDDPSFEGSGFTGIKRITRRSNNLNKITQVNHISRELTSGNISIDEAYERLQVIRFQKPQYSKLQVSIGVVGLAAAFSFLFGGGINELIMATINGFILALLYRLVDKYYISEGFSNIIQALVVTVAAYLMQAYVLSNTDINIVIISTLMPMVPGTAITNSLRDIFHEDYIAGVSRATEAFLNALMIALGAALGLALIGGLY
- a CDS encoding threonine/serine exporter family protein → MKVMDIILQLIGAYGVGLFAILTIEGPRKVLFWTPLINIAGWGSYLISIHLGGFSEIMATYFGSLVIALISQMYARIFREPVTVFFIPAFFLFVPGGGMYRTALAFIQGDTAQGFTELGGTLFTALAIALAVYTSDTFVQIINKQKFPKFIRKNYRVIPKVAKKTEKKIEKKMK
- a CDS encoding alpha/beta fold hydrolase codes for the protein MKNWFVLLVTSVVLTGCGLNHQDTGVDLDTANVDKEVASLDEEPSFFTEAFEANGEEALKQFNAKEADLPVVEQRDSGIQESHFLHLNGLDQYVYEVGQGEGLPVAIFLHGGPGFSYTNQADTLAGLSDQVNVLFWDQIGAGQTYEANPSVEPNMVDLQASLSDLVAYTKARYGVDQVGIIGHSWGSALGASYVLDHPDDVAFYVGIGQVVTPVEDEAVALSQTRELATSLGRQDLLDQLSDISADYPNPDDFLTLAYEAAILRAVQRELGFGTADFVQYLPLLLTNQADNLSADDQEMLARMLLNQRLYRELLATDIYTSDLEFSMPFYLISGENDIQVPRSQAEKLIERVQAPTKEMIIIPDAGHTPMIDQEADFIQSLTTIINRTFSANG